Within Buteo buteo chromosome 10, bButBut1.hap1.1, whole genome shotgun sequence, the genomic segment CCTCCCTGGTGCTTCACGATATTTGATTATACCATTGTACGCAGCCATTACCGATAGCCGCCGCTCCTGCCTACATACCAGTTACTGACCGTGACTATggatttttggggttttttgttttgttttgttttctttttttttttgttttgtttcttttgttttgtttcggggtttgtttgttttttttttttgttgggttttttttttttggttgtttttccccccccctcccctatgcaaaaaagagaaaaagagacaaaaaagaagaaaaaaacaaaaaacagaaaactgacacacaaaaaaaaagataaaaaaaagaaaaggaaaaaaaaaaaagacaaaaaaaaaaatgtataaaaattaaacaagctATGCTTCAACTCCAGCCCGCCTCTGCCCTTCCTTCGCTGCCCccgggggaaactgaggcacggcgCCTGGCCTGGGGAGGAACCGGGTGTCCCTGCtggtgtggggggggggcactggggtgTACTGGGGTATACTGGAGCAGAGCCGTGCTGGGCAATGGGTGCCCATCACCCTGGGGGGGGGCGCACCCATGGGTGCTCTAGGCCCGGATGAGGAGGGTGGGTGAGCCgggggcagcagcccccccggggggtggcagggaggtgggaggggggCAGGCGCGGAGGGGACACGCGGGGAACGGGGACACGGGTGGGTGCAGCCCTGGGCTCCCGTGGGGATGCGTCGAGACCTTGGCCGCGTGACGTCGCCACCTCGTGCACGTGACATCATCGCCTCGCCTGCGTGACGTCATCGGCCGAAGCCGCGCGTCGCCCCCGCAGTCCCCATCGTCCCCGTCCACCATAGAGCTGCTCCGGGTGCCCCCCCAGAGTGTCCCCCGTCCCCCAGGATCCCGTCGgtcccccccacaccccggGACGTGGGGCAGGAtgccccgggggggggtgtcggggggCAGCGGCACGGCCGGACACCGAAGTCGCTGAGGCCTGGCAGGTTGTCACATGCCAGGACCCCGCCATTGTCCCCCGCCCCGGtggcacccaggggtgcccccgCACCCAGCACCCGCGGGCCCCATCctgggggtgcagagccccCCGGGGGGGCACTGGACAGCCCCATCTCCGGCACGGTGACACCAGATGCTTGACGCCGGGGCAGGCTGGGACCTTTACCGGGGTACAGCCGGGGGCACCCCCGGCCCAGGGCTgcgaggggcgggggggggacaccccgcTCCtgtcccccgccgccgccctctCCGATCCACTCCGGCGGGCGGCGAATCCACGCCGGGTCTTGGCGGCAGCCGGGAACCGCCGCGGCACTTCCGTCGCCGCGGCACTTCccgccccgctgccgctccgcAAAACCCGGCGTGGATCCGCGTCCGGCGGACGGGGCTGAGGGCGAAGCGCCCGACGCGGCGTCCCTAAGGCCGGGCACCGAGCGGGCAGGGGACGGCCGCCGCTTCAGAGGGACGTGGTCTTGCTCTGCTCCTCGCCGTCGCTCTCCTCGTCGCTGTCCTTCTCGGCCGCCAGGTTGGCGCAGCCGGCGCGCTCCAGCCTGCCGGGAGGAAGGCGTCGGCGAGGCATGGCCGCCCACCACAGGgcacccccggccccgctcccctgGGGCATCACCATCGCTTTCGGCCATGCCAGGCCGTCCCCAGCGGGGAACTGAGGCCCGGACGGTGGGGGGCCCGGTGCCAGCCCCACAGCGCCCAAACCATGGTACCTCTCAGTCCCCTGGGTCTCCTGGAGGGCGCCATGCTTCCTGCGAGGGGAGAGAGGGGCTGAGCGGTGCCTGGGGACGGTCCTGTCCccaccctgcagcaccctgctcccccccagGGCCGGCAGTACCCCCCGCTGAGGCGGGTGCAGGATGCGTCCCCACCGCGCCGGCCCACCTGCGCATCCTGATCTGCCAGAGCCGGTTGATGAGCAGGACCACAAAGACGATGAAGAGGAAGACGACGACGGCCGTGAGGCCGATGAGCCAAGGCTGCAGCTCCTTGGGGCCGGTGCCTGCCACGGcagggacggggacggggacagggatggggacagggatggggagggggataGCTTTGGGGGAACCCCATCCTGCAGGGGATGGGACCCCCTCCCATCCCATGGCACAGAGCCCCGATTGTGGCCAGCCTGGCACCGGGGCGATGCTGGGG encodes:
- the SMIM24 gene encoding LOW QUALITY PROTEIN: small integral membrane protein 24 (The sequence of the model RefSeq protein was modified relative to this genomic sequence to represent the inferred CDS: deleted 1 base in 1 codon), which produces MGGGPIPCRMGFPQSYPPPHPCPHPCPRPRPCRAGTGPKELQPWLIGLTAVVVFLFIVFVVLLINRLWQIRMRRKHGALQETQGTERLERAGCANLAAEKDSDEESDGEEQSKTTSL